A region of Plantactinospora sp. BC1 DNA encodes the following proteins:
- the groES gene encoding co-chaperone GroES, with amino-acid sequence MPVTTATKVAIKPLEDRILVQANEAETTTASGIVIPDTAKEKPQEGTVLAVGPGRFDDDGNRIPVDVKVGDTVIYSKYGGTEVKYAGEEYLVLSARDVLAVIEK; translated from the coding sequence ATGCCCGTGACTACCGCGACCAAGGTTGCGATCAAGCCGCTCGAGGACCGGATCCTGGTCCAGGCGAACGAGGCTGAGACGACCACGGCGTCGGGCATCGTGATTCCCGACACCGCCAAGGAGAAGCCGCAGGAGGGCACCGTCCTCGCTGTCGGCCCCGGCCGTTTCGACGACGACGGCAACCGGATCCCGGTTGACGTGAAGGTCGGCGACACGGTCATCTACTCGAAGTACGGCGGCACCGAGGTCAAGTACGCCGGCGAGGAGTACCTGGTGCTCTCCGCCCGCGACGTCCTCGCCGTCATCGAGAAGTGA
- a CDS encoding methyltransferase domain-containing protein, whose protein sequence is MDVEQLAALRTPDGSTALATAAELAGGDPLGAAAALRSAGVPPGLAAAALTQAELRRRATAKFGPAAARMFFTRAGLEQATRAGVAARRAARLRAAGVSTLVDLGCGLGADALAAARAGIRVYGVEADPVTAAMAAANAEAAGVADRFTVTLGDATRFDLTAVDDPADAVFCDPARRRAGTGRRIFDPAAYSPPWDFLLGLADRVPRTVFKVAPGIDHRLLPAGAEGEWVSVDGDLVEATVWSGPLAAKPRRATLLAGTAVRELTGDGTRRAPVGPVRRFLYDPDPAVVRAHLVAEFAGTVDGTLADPEIAYVYADTARPTPYARCLEVLESLPFSLKRLRTRLRDLDVGRVEILKRGSALEPERLRRDLRLTGSLPVSLVLTRVADAPTVLLCRPVPAPEPAASTG, encoded by the coding sequence GTGGACGTCGAGCAGCTCGCCGCGCTGCGTACTCCGGACGGGTCAACCGCGCTGGCCACCGCCGCCGAGCTGGCCGGCGGCGACCCGCTGGGCGCGGCGGCCGCGCTGCGCTCGGCCGGGGTACCCCCGGGGCTGGCCGCCGCCGCGCTGACCCAGGCCGAGCTGCGGCGCCGGGCGACCGCCAAGTTCGGCCCGGCGGCGGCCCGGATGTTCTTCACCCGGGCCGGGCTGGAGCAGGCCACCCGGGCCGGGGTCGCGGCCCGCCGGGCCGCCCGGCTGCGCGCCGCCGGGGTGTCCACCCTGGTCGACCTCGGCTGCGGTCTCGGCGCCGACGCGCTCGCCGCCGCCCGGGCCGGCATCCGGGTGTACGGCGTGGAGGCGGACCCGGTCACCGCGGCGATGGCCGCCGCGAACGCCGAGGCGGCCGGGGTGGCGGACCGGTTCACCGTCACGCTCGGCGACGCGACCCGGTTCGACCTGACCGCCGTCGACGACCCGGCAGACGCGGTCTTCTGCGACCCGGCCCGGCGCCGGGCCGGCACCGGCCGGCGGATCTTCGACCCGGCCGCCTACTCCCCGCCCTGGGACTTCCTGCTCGGCCTCGCCGACCGGGTGCCCCGGACGGTCTTCAAGGTGGCGCCCGGGATCGACCACCGGCTGCTGCCGGCCGGCGCCGAGGGCGAGTGGGTCAGCGTCGACGGCGACCTGGTCGAGGCGACCGTCTGGTCCGGCCCGCTCGCCGCCAAGCCCCGCCGGGCCACCCTGCTGGCCGGGACGGCGGTGCGGGAACTGACCGGGGACGGGACCCGCCGGGCCCCGGTCGGCCCGGTCCGGCGCTTCCTCTACGACCCGGACCCGGCGGTGGTCCGGGCGCACCTGGTGGCCGAGTTCGCCGGTACGGTCGACGGCACCCTCGCCGACCCCGAGATCGCGTACGTCTACGCCGACACCGCCCGGCCCACCCCGTACGCCCGGTGCCTGGAGGTGCTCGAGTCGCTGCCCTTCTCACTGAAGCGGCTGCGTACCCGGCTGCGCGACCTCGACGTCGGGCGGGTGGAGATCCTGAAGCGGGGCTCGGCGCTGGAGCCGGAGCGGCTCCGCCGCGACCTGCGGCTGACCGGCTCGCTGCCGGTCAGCCTGGTGCTGACCCGGGTCGCCGACGCACCCACCGTGCTGCTCTGCCGTCCGGTGCCGGCCCCGGAACCGGCGGCGTCGACCGGGTAG